A stretch of the Oceanicola sp. D3 genome encodes the following:
- the pgk gene encoding phosphoglycerate kinase produces the protein MAWKTLDDMDLAGKRVLVRVDINVPVDGGKVTDSTRIDRIVPTVKDILAKGGKPILLAHFGRPKGKVVPEMSLEVTLPALSEALGQKVAFADGGWDAAVATLSEGQVLLLENMRFFPGEEANDPEFAKELAALGDIYCNDAFSAAHRAHASTEGVAHLLPSCVGRNMQEELEALEGALGDPIRPVAAVVGGAKVSTKITLLSNLLDKVDHLIIGGGMANTFLLAQGYEIGQSLAEAEMTGTALEILEKAKTSGCKIHLPVDVVVAEEFKARAPHKVCPAQECPAEGMILDAGPKTVANICAVFEESETLIWNGPLGAFEIMPFGAATYAAARQAGALTDKGELITVAGGGDTVAALNNAKASYQFTYISTAGGAFLEWMEGKTLPGVAALGG, from the coding sequence ATGGCCTGGAAAACCCTTGACGACATGGACCTTGCAGGCAAGCGAGTGCTGGTGCGGGTCGATATCAACGTGCCCGTAGACGGTGGCAAGGTGACAGACAGCACCCGGATCGACCGGATCGTTCCCACCGTGAAGGACATTCTCGCCAAGGGCGGCAAGCCGATCCTGCTGGCCCACTTCGGGCGGCCCAAGGGCAAGGTGGTGCCCGAAATGTCGCTGGAGGTCACCCTGCCCGCGCTCTCCGAGGCGCTCGGCCAAAAGGTCGCCTTCGCCGATGGCGGCTGGGATGCCGCCGTGGCCACTCTCTCCGAGGGCCAGGTGCTTCTGCTTGAAAACATGCGCTTCTTCCCCGGCGAAGAGGCCAACGACCCGGAGTTCGCCAAGGAGTTGGCCGCTCTGGGAGACATCTATTGCAACGATGCCTTCTCCGCCGCCCACCGCGCCCATGCGTCCACCGAGGGCGTCGCCCACCTGCTGCCCAGCTGCGTGGGCCGGAACATGCAGGAAGAGCTGGAAGCCCTCGAAGGCGCACTTGGCGATCCGATCCGCCCGGTGGCCGCCGTGGTTGGCGGGGCAAAGGTTTCGACCAAGATCACCCTGCTCTCCAACCTGCTCGACAAGGTCGATCACCTGATCATCGGTGGCGGCATGGCCAACACCTTCCTGCTGGCCCAGGGCTACGAGATTGGCCAGAGCCTCGCAGAGGCCGAAATGACCGGCACCGCGCTGGAAATTCTCGAAAAAGCCAAGACCTCCGGGTGCAAAATTCACCTGCCTGTCGACGTGGTCGTGGCTGAAGAATTCAAAGCCCGCGCGCCCCACAAGGTTTGCCCGGCGCAGGAGTGTCCGGCCGAAGGCATGATCCTCGACGCGGGCCCCAAGACGGTCGCCAACATCTGTGCCGTCTTCGAAGAGAGCGAAACCCTCATCTGGAACGGCCCGCTTGGCGCCTTCGAAATCATGCCCTTCGGCGCGGCCACCTATGCCGCCGCCCGTCAGGCCGGCGCGCTGACCGACAAGGGCGAGCTGATCACCGTGGCCGGCGGGGGTGACACCGTGGCGGCGCTGAACAACGCCAAGGCCAGCTATCAGTTCACCTACATCTCCACCGCAGGCGGCGCGTTCCTTGAGTGGATGGAGGGCAAGACCCTGCCCGGCGTCGCCGCGCTCGGGGGTTAA
- a CDS encoding peptidylprolyl isomerase, with translation MADIKDPENTILIELEGGTVTVELLPDVAPQHSARMKELARAGAYDNVVFHRVIEGFMAQTGDVAHGKAGGDTRRAGTGGSDLPNVPAEFNKLPFDRGVIGAARSQSPDSANSQFFICFDDVHFLNGNYTVYGRVIDGMEHVDAIPRGEPPANPGVMKSVKVAADV, from the coding sequence ATGGCCGATATCAAGGATCCCGAGAACACCATTCTGATTGAGCTGGAAGGCGGCACTGTGACCGTCGAGCTGCTGCCCGATGTGGCGCCGCAGCACAGCGCGCGGATGAAGGAACTGGCGCGTGCCGGGGCCTACGACAACGTGGTGTTTCACCGGGTGATCGAAGGCTTCATGGCCCAGACGGGCGATGTGGCCCATGGCAAGGCCGGTGGTGACACCCGGCGTGCGGGCACCGGTGGCTCTGATCTGCCCAACGTGCCTGCCGAATTCAACAAGCTGCCGTTTGATCGCGGCGTGATCGGCGCGGCCCGCAGCCAGAGCCCGGACAGCGCGAACAGCCAGTTTTTCATCTGTTTTGATGACGTTCACTTCCTCAACGGCAATTACACCGTCTATGGCCGGGTGATCGACGGGATGGAGCATGTGGATGCGATCCCGCGCGGCGAGCCGCCTGCGAACCCGGGCGTGATGAAAAGCGTGAAGGTGGCCGCCGATGTCTGA
- a CDS encoding peptidylprolyl isomerase, with amino-acid sequence MSDGKVFAGGIFAVGLAFLAAFFLFSNGTVSEAEAAEDTDGPNIVITVAGKGDVVIDLRPDLAPEHVNRITALAEAGAYDGVVFHRVMEGFMAQTGDVEFGKGDDLSRAGTGGSKLPDLPAEFSDEPYVRGTVGMARINDPDSANSQFFIMFAPATHLNGSYTVVGHVIEGMEVVDQITRGVPGSGVVENPDVMQSVTLQE; translated from the coding sequence ATGTCTGACGGCAAGGTCTTTGCGGGCGGCATCTTCGCCGTCGGGCTGGCCTTTTTGGCGGCGTTCTTCCTGTTCAGCAACGGCACCGTGAGCGAGGCCGAGGCGGCGGAAGACACCGATGGGCCGAACATCGTGATCACGGTGGCGGGCAAGGGCGATGTCGTGATCGACCTGCGCCCCGATCTCGCGCCGGAGCATGTGAACCGGATCACCGCGCTTGCGGAGGCCGGGGCCTATGACGGGGTGGTGTTTCACCGGGTGATGGAGGGCTTCATGGCCCAGACGGGCGATGTGGAGTTTGGGAAGGGCGATGACCTGAGCCGCGCGGGCACGGGCGGATCGAAACTGCCTGATTTGCCTGCGGAATTCTCTGACGAGCCCTATGTGCGCGGCACCGTGGGCATGGCCCGCATTAATGACCCGGACAGTGCGAACAGCCAGTTTTTCATCATGTTCGCCCCGGCAACTCATCTGAACGGGAGCTATACCGTGGTAGGCCATGTCATCGAGGGCATGGAGGTTGTTGACCAGATCACCCGCGGCGTGCCCGGCAGCGGTGTGGTGGAAAACCCCGACGTGATGCAGAGCGTCACCCTACAAGAGTGA
- a CDS encoding DUF3179 domain-containing protein: MGFLLRAMAWLVLTAGVAMADPGFWKNEWPRTDFSKTSVENWVEILSGGPGKDGIPALTAPKFIAVSKAKLAAREPVITLEIAGKARAYPLRYLIWHEIVNDRFQGLPIAVTYCPLCNSALVYYRKNKRETLEFGVTGKLRNSDMIMYDRQTESWWQQATGKAIVGKLTGAQLSPLPSWMESWESFATRNPRGEVMAEPNHGRPYGTNPYERYDSSKKPFLFNGEMPPHGIPPLVRVVRVGQRAWPLPRIAKAGEIREAGVVINWTGLQASALDSGTIAKGRDVGMIRVRNEKGEDVAHDLLFAFAFHAFYPRGAWMLGKSD; encoded by the coding sequence ATGGGTTTTCTTTTGCGGGCAATGGCTTGGCTGGTGCTGACGGCCGGGGTGGCGATGGCGGACCCGGGATTCTGGAAGAACGAGTGGCCGCGCACCGATTTTTCCAAGACGAGTGTTGAAAACTGGGTTGAGATCCTTTCTGGCGGGCCGGGGAAAGACGGGATTCCGGCGTTGACGGCGCCGAAGTTCATTGCGGTGAGTAAGGCGAAGCTCGCGGCGCGGGAGCCGGTGATTACACTGGAGATTGCCGGAAAAGCGCGGGCCTATCCGCTGCGGTATCTGATCTGGCATGAGATTGTGAATGACAGGTTTCAGGGCCTTCCGATTGCCGTAACCTATTGCCCGCTCTGCAATTCTGCGCTGGTTTACTACCGGAAGAACAAGCGGGAAACGCTGGAATTCGGGGTGACGGGCAAGCTGCGGAACTCGGATATGATCATGTATGATCGACAGACCGAGAGCTGGTGGCAGCAGGCCACGGGCAAGGCGATTGTGGGCAAGCTGACCGGGGCGCAATTGTCACCGCTGCCGAGCTGGATGGAGAGTTGGGAAAGCTTTGCCACCCGCAATCCGAGGGGCGAGGTGATGGCGGAACCGAACCACGGGCGGCCCTATGGCACAAACCCGTATGAGCGGTATGACAGCTCGAAAAAACCGTTTCTTTTCAATGGCGAAATGCCGCCGCATGGCATTCCGCCGCTGGTGCGTGTGGTTCGGGTTGGCCAGCGCGCATGGCCCTTGCCGCGGATCGCGAAGGCAGGCGAGATCCGCGAAGCCGGGGTTGTGATCAACTGGACGGGCTTGCAGGCGAGCGCCCTCGACAGCGGCACCATCGCCAAGGGACGTGATGTGGGCATGATCCGGGTGCGCAACGAGAAGGGAGAGGACGTGGCGCACGACCTGCTTTTTGCCTTTGCCTTTCACGCGTTTTATCCGCGGGGAGCCTGGATGTTAGGCAAAAGCGATTGA
- a CDS encoding alpha/beta fold hydrolase: MTKRPAPFATHLISGYGGCPISVAEYGTPDGPPILFVHGWSQAHLSFARQFTSPALAGFRMVGFDLRGHGASGKPTDPEAYAGSAPWGGDIAAVIEALSLSRPLLLGWSMGGKALCDYLALHGDAALSGTAMIGTGPTSGKYIPPEARELRMADPDVLAKGMLSEVLAENLSATEAFLHACFHQQPAAEDFAAMMGFNMMCPPEIRGQTRQRHADYRPAARATQHPCLVVWGAHERVMPKPIFDECADEFAHAEAHVFEHSGHAPFWEEPERFNALLAAFATRLFGGAST, from the coding sequence ATGACCAAGCGCCCTGCCCCATTCGCCACGCACCTCATCTCGGGCTACGGCGGCTGCCCGATCTCGGTGGCCGAGTATGGCACCCCCGATGGCCCGCCAATCCTCTTCGTGCATGGCTGGTCGCAGGCGCACCTCTCCTTTGCCCGGCAGTTCACCTCGCCCGCGCTGGCAGGCTTCCGCATGGTCGGGTTTGACCTGCGCGGCCATGGCGCAAGCGGCAAGCCGACCGACCCAGAGGCCTATGCCGGCTCCGCGCCATGGGGGGGCGACATTGCAGCGGTGATCGAAGCGCTCTCGCTCTCCCGCCCGCTGCTGCTGGGCTGGTCGATGGGCGGCAAGGCGCTCTGCGACTACCTCGCGCTGCATGGTGACGCGGCCCTCTCAGGCACCGCGATGATCGGCACCGGCCCCACCTCCGGCAAATACATCCCCCCCGAGGCGCGCGAGTTGCGCATGGCCGATCCGGATGTGCTGGCCAAAGGGATGCTCTCAGAGGTGCTGGCCGAAAATCTCTCCGCCACCGAGGCCTTCCTGCACGCCTGCTTCCACCAGCAGCCCGCCGCAGAAGACTTTGCCGCGATGATGGGCTTCAACATGATGTGCCCGCCCGAAATTCGCGGCCAGACCCGCCAACGCCACGCAGATTACCGCCCCGCCGCCCGCGCCACGCAGCACCCCTGCCTCGTGGTCTGGGGCGCGCATGAACGGGTGATGCCCAAGCCGATTTTCGATGAATGTGCCGACGAATTCGCCCATGCCGAGGCGCATGTTTTCGAACACTCCGGCCACGCGCCCTTCTGGGAAGAGCCCGAGCGGTTCAACGCCCTGCTGGCTGCCTTCGCAACCCGCCTCTTCGGCGGTGCATCGACCTAA
- a CDS encoding multidrug effflux MFS transporter — translation MPKPQGLFRSALILGLMSMVGPFAIDMYLPLLPEIGVALGVDEAAMGATIVGYFIAFGLAQLVYGPWADQAGRRLPVYFGLGVFAIGSVGAAMAGSLEALVGWRVVQGLGGAAVMVIPRAIIRDLHTGPEATRMMALIMLVISVSPMLAPLAGSGVAAAAGWRTIFWVLAVAALACVTLMHFALPETLPPERRVKVNVKALSRACGVLLRDVKFMGLTFVGGLGMASFFVFISLAPYVYRQEFDLTPTGFSLAFAVNAAGFFGASQIAGPLAERVGLSRVVLAGVSGFALAASVLFAVVASGGSSLVVVMAGLFIANAFLGLVIPTTMVMALDDHGEIAGMASSLGGTLQMVAGGVAVMLAGPFHDGTSVPMVGAIAACGIGAAMLAWTVLARIRQPA, via the coding sequence ATGCCGAAGCCTCAGGGGCTGTTTCGCTCCGCGTTGATCTTGGGCCTCATGTCGATGGTTGGCCCCTTCGCGATTGACATGTACCTGCCGCTGTTGCCCGAGATCGGGGTTGCGCTTGGCGTGGATGAGGCGGCGATGGGGGCCACGATTGTGGGCTATTTCATCGCCTTCGGCCTTGCGCAGTTGGTGTATGGCCCTTGGGCCGATCAGGCTGGACGGCGACTGCCGGTGTATTTCGGGCTCGGGGTTTTTGCGATTGGCTCGGTGGGCGCGGCAATGGCCGGAAGCCTTGAGGCGCTGGTGGGCTGGCGCGTTGTGCAGGGCCTTGGCGGCGCGGCGGTGATGGTGATCCCGCGTGCGATCATCCGCGATTTGCACACCGGGCCAGAGGCGACGCGCATGATGGCGCTGATCATGCTGGTGATCTCCGTGTCGCCCATGCTGGCCCCGCTGGCTGGCTCGGGCGTGGCCGCTGCTGCGGGGTGGCGGACGATCTTCTGGGTGCTGGCTGTGGCGGCGCTGGCCTGCGTGACGCTGATGCATTTTGCCCTGCCAGAGACGCTGCCGCCGGAACGCCGGGTGAAGGTGAACGTCAAGGCCCTGAGCCGGGCCTGTGGGGTGCTGTTGCGTGATGTGAAGTTCATGGGGCTGACCTTTGTGGGCGGGCTCGGGATGGCCAGCTTTTTCGTGTTCATCTCGCTGGCGCCCTATGTGTACCGGCAGGAGTTTGACCTGACACCAACCGGCTTTTCGCTCGCCTTCGCGGTGAATGCCGCCGGGTTCTTTGGGGCGAGCCAGATCGCCGGGCCGCTGGCGGAGCGTGTGGGGCTTTCACGCGTGGTGCTGGCCGGGGTTTCGGGCTTTGCGCTGGCGGCCTCGGTGCTGTTTGCAGTGGTGGCCTCGGGCGGCAGCAGCCTTGTGGTGGTGATGGCCGGGCTCTTTATTGCCAACGCCTTTTTGGGCCTCGTGATCCCCACGACCATGGTCATGGCGCTGGACGATCATGGCGAGATTGCCGGCATGGCCTCCAGCCTCGGCGGCACGTTGCAAATGGTGGCCGGCGGGGTGGCGGTGATGCTGGCGGGGCCGTTCCACGATGGCACCTCGGTGCCGATGGTGGGGGCCATCGCGGCCTGCGGCATTGGCGCGGCAATGCTGGCTTGGACGGTGCTGGCGCGGATACGGCAACCGGCCTGA
- a CDS encoding methyl-accepting chemotaxis protein, which translates to MKLRTKLPLLIFLIVAVTVAGFLGLLAMEGWKNAERSAYARLDAALEKDRAALQGWVDTIRSDLVVNSTEATVTSALQKLTGAFAAIEDPASDLQRLYIEENPHPVGEKHLYDFARDGSGYSIAHRRYHGFFRALQQVRGYYDVFLMDADGNVIYSVFKELDFATNVVEGPWAESGLGEVYRGAVSQAGAEERVFFVDYAPYGPSNGAPAGFAGIAITREDGTLQGVLAVQMPTDQVASLISQSAGIQEIFAGSDMKQRNTAGLAAIEPLDDEAVRRALQGEVGRLTGPIHTGETGLAAYGPVDFGSFIWAVSAQMTDEAAFGGINRLLTKAAIGGTILLLLATAVGFALSRGIVGPVTAVRNGLQGLTRGEYSHAVSGSARGDELGEMARSAETLRDKLQGAQAAEQDNIFRGAGFQASSAPMLMLDSDLRVSYANAAVEAFFDKHADTFAAGGLYSGTGELTGQGIDQLMPNPDSLQRSLDTPEDLPRTLFFRLDDTRFSMRVGAVVDDQGAPIGTVVELANATQEFMDRALMTSINRFLATIKMDRKAKVFEVNGTMAEVLGCAPEDLLGKGAPELFQFDPQSDAKTGTVLERLEQGENVFGLFSLRGPNGELRWLQGGFSPVRDTDGQVAMFLFMGSDVTEDREKLAEAEREQSRVAEAQTQVVDSLRVGLMALAEGNLTKLLDEQFSEGYDELRINFNEAASKLREAIAMVTENAGAIHREVGEIATSADDLSRRTERQATTLEETAAALDELTSSVRSAAQGADRANQMVTEARGNAEQGGKVVSEAVAAMGQISSSSDQISKIITVIEDIAFQTNLLALNAGVEAARAGEAGRGFAVVASEVRALAQRSSDAAREISGLISSSGDHVKRGVDLVGQTGEALREIVTSVTDIAGHVSEIAKSAKEQSSGLDEINTAMNQLDQVTQQNAAMFEQTNAASQSLSGEADLLKQTVSRFEIGKVADITEEREATVTPAPAAAAQPLAAKEPAGDKMEADDAEATAQPSSPAEKPDQTAHTSDTATPPVAPTPTFRSGRPSVPRSDGSAALAIPPDDEDWEEF; encoded by the coding sequence ATGAAACTGCGGACAAAGCTGCCGCTGCTGATTTTTCTTATCGTCGCTGTCACCGTGGCCGGATTTCTCGGCCTTTTGGCCATGGAAGGGTGGAAGAACGCGGAGCGCTCGGCCTATGCCCGCCTTGATGCCGCGCTGGAAAAGGACCGTGCGGCCCTGCAGGGCTGGGTGGATACCATCCGCAGCGATCTCGTGGTGAATTCTACCGAAGCCACGGTGACCTCGGCGCTGCAAAAGCTCACCGGTGCCTTTGCCGCGATTGAAGACCCGGCCAGTGATCTGCAGCGGCTTTATATCGAGGAGAACCCGCATCCCGTGGGGGAGAAGCACCTTTACGACTTCGCCCGCGATGGGTCGGGCTATTCTATCGCGCACCGTCGCTATCACGGCTTCTTTCGGGCGCTCCAGCAGGTGCGTGGCTATTATGACGTCTTCCTCATGGATGCCGATGGCAACGTGATTTACAGCGTCTTCAAGGAGCTCGACTTTGCTACCAACGTGGTGGAGGGGCCCTGGGCCGAAAGCGGGCTTGGAGAAGTGTATCGCGGCGCTGTCTCCCAGGCAGGCGCAGAAGAGCGGGTGTTTTTCGTTGATTACGCCCCCTATGGGCCATCGAACGGCGCGCCAGCAGGCTTTGCCGGGATCGCAATTACCCGCGAAGACGGCACGTTGCAGGGTGTGCTGGCTGTGCAAATGCCAACCGATCAGGTCGCTTCGCTGATATCGCAGAGTGCAGGGATTCAGGAGATCTTCGCCGGAAGCGACATGAAGCAACGCAACACGGCGGGGCTGGCGGCGATTGAGCCTCTGGACGATGAGGCGGTTCGCCGCGCGCTGCAAGGCGAAGTTGGGCGCCTGACCGGGCCGATCCATACCGGTGAGACGGGGCTGGCCGCCTATGGGCCTGTCGACTTTGGCAGCTTTATCTGGGCCGTCTCGGCGCAAATGACCGATGAGGCTGCTTTTGGCGGGATCAATAGATTGCTGACCAAAGCCGCGATTGGCGGAACGATATTGCTGCTGCTGGCAACGGCAGTGGGGTTCGCCCTGTCTCGCGGGATCGTCGGGCCAGTGACGGCAGTGCGCAACGGGTTGCAGGGGCTGACGCGGGGCGAATACTCCCACGCCGTATCTGGCAGCGCACGCGGGGACGAGCTTGGCGAGATGGCGCGCAGCGCCGAAACCCTGCGCGACAAACTTCAGGGCGCCCAGGCCGCGGAACAGGACAACATCTTCCGTGGCGCCGGTTTTCAGGCCAGCTCTGCGCCGATGCTCATGCTCGATTCCGATCTTCGCGTCAGCTACGCCAATGCCGCCGTTGAAGCGTTCTTCGACAAACACGCCGATACCTTTGCGGCGGGCGGGCTCTATAGCGGCACTGGCGAGCTGACGGGGCAGGGAATTGACCAGTTGATGCCAAACCCGGACAGCCTGCAGCGGTCCCTCGATACGCCAGAAGATCTGCCGCGCACGCTGTTCTTCCGGCTCGACGACACCCGCTTTTCCATGCGCGTGGGCGCGGTGGTGGATGATCAGGGTGCCCCGATTGGCACCGTTGTGGAGCTGGCGAACGCGACACAGGAATTTATGGATCGGGCGCTGATGACCTCCATCAACCGTTTCCTGGCCACCATCAAGATGGACCGCAAGGCGAAGGTCTTCGAAGTCAACGGCACGATGGCTGAGGTTCTTGGCTGTGCCCCTGAGGATTTGCTGGGCAAGGGCGCGCCAGAGCTCTTCCAATTCGATCCGCAGAGCGATGCCAAAACCGGAACGGTTTTGGAGCGGTTGGAGCAGGGCGAGAACGTGTTTGGCTTGTTCAGCTTGCGCGGCCCGAATGGCGAGTTGCGCTGGCTTCAGGGCGGGTTTTCCCCGGTGCGCGATACCGATGGGCAGGTTGCGATGTTCCTGTTCATGGGCTCCGACGTCACGGAGGACCGCGAAAAGCTCGCAGAGGCCGAGCGGGAGCAGAGCCGCGTGGCCGAAGCACAGACACAGGTGGTCGACAGCCTGCGCGTGGGGCTCATGGCCTTGGCAGAAGGCAACCTGACCAAGCTGCTCGATGAGCAGTTTTCCGAGGGCTATGACGAGCTGCGCATCAACTTCAACGAGGCGGCCTCCAAGCTGCGCGAGGCCATCGCCATGGTGACGGAGAACGCGGGCGCAATACACCGGGAGGTGGGCGAAATTGCCACCTCTGCCGATGATCTTTCACGCCGAACGGAGCGTCAGGCGACGACATTGGAAGAGACCGCCGCCGCGCTTGATGAACTCACCTCCAGCGTCCGATCCGCCGCACAGGGCGCCGATCGTGCCAACCAGATGGTGACGGAGGCGCGCGGCAATGCGGAGCAGGGCGGCAAGGTGGTGAGCGAGGCTGTTGCGGCGATGGGCCAGATCTCCAGCAGCTCTGACCAGATTTCCAAGATCATCACGGTGATCGAGGACATCGCCTTTCAGACAAATCTGTTGGCACTCAACGCCGGGGTCGAGGCGGCGCGCGCGGGCGAAGCCGGGCGCGGCTTTGCCGTCGTCGCCTCGGAAGTGCGCGCATTGGCACAGCGCAGCTCGGATGCGGCACGGGAAATCTCCGGCCTGATTTCCTCTTCGGGAGATCACGTGAAACGCGGGGTCGATCTTGTGGGTCAGACGGGCGAGGCCCTTCGGGAAATCGTCACCAGCGTGACCGACATCGCAGGCCATGTCTCGGAAATTGCGAAATCGGCCAAGGAGCAATCGAGCGGCCTTGACGAGATCAATACCGCGATGAACCAGCTCGATCAGGTGACACAGCAAAATGCAGCGATGTTCGAGCAGACCAATGCCGCAAGCCAGTCCCTTTCTGGCGAAGCCGACCTCTTGAAGCAAACGGTAAGCCGCTTTGAAATCGGCAAAGTCGCTGACATCACAGAGGAAAGGGAGGCCACCGTAACCCCGGCTCCTGCAGCTGCCGCACAGCCTCTCGCCGCCAAAGAACCTGCCGGCGATAAGATGGAGGCAGATGACGCTGAGGCAACTGCTCAACCGTCTTCACCGGCAGAAAAGCCCGACCAAACAGCCCACACGTCAGATACCGCCACACCGCCCGTCGCCCCAACACCCACTTTCCGCAGTGGACGCCCCTCTGTTCCCCGGAGTGATGGTTCAGCCGCGCTGGCCATCCCCCCCGATGACGAGGACTGGGAAGAATTCTAG